In a single window of the Streptomyces sp. 846.5 genome:
- a CDS encoding type I polyketide synthase, whose protein sequence is MASNEEKLRDYLKLVTADLRQTRKRLHEAETRQQEPIAIVGIGCRFPGGVASPDDLWRLVSEGVDAVTELPTDRGWDLDALYDPAGSAGTTYSRHGGFVHGAPLFDASFFGISPREAMAMDPQQRLLLETSWEALERGGIEPGTLRGSRTGVFMGSNGQDYVALLLNRPEEAEGQLTTAATASVLSGRVSYVLGLEGPALTVDTACSSALVALHLAVRSLQAGESDLALAGGVTVMSTPGAFVEFSRQRGLAEDGRCKAFSDSADGTAWGEGIGVLVVERLSDARRNGHTVLALVTGSAVNQDGASNGLTAPNGPSQRRVIVAALAGAGLTPQDVDAVEAHGTGTTLGDPIEAQALLATYGQGREPERPLWLGSVKSNIGHTQAAAGAAGVIKMVLALQHGVLPPTLHVTEPSTHVDWSQGEVRLLTENTPWPEVDRPRRAGVSAFGVSGTNAHVVLEQAPSDVPVHVPTEAVPPTATESSPVIPWSITGRTPAAVQEQAARLLSHLAAVPDADPRDIGHSLVTTRSVFEHRAVLLGGDRAELMHGLEALAAGQFAPNVVTGAAVGGRTAFLFAGQGSQRLGMGRELYESFDVFATAFDAVCAQVDAELERPLYDVVFGDDAELLNSTGYAQPALFALEVALFRLVESWGVRPDLLAGHSIGEIAVAHVAGVMSLADACRLVVARGQLMQALPVGGAMVALRATEDEVLRLIAGRADEIGIAAVNGPDAIVVSGAETAVEAIAEHFRESGRKATRLRVSHAFHSPLMEPMLLAFGRVAESVKYQEPSLPVVSTVTGRLVGPGELTSPQYWVQHVRNAVRFDDGVRRLAENGATRFLELGPDGTLTAMARLCLDGADGADGVVDVVDKEAAEGAEGTEVIEHLLVPALRKDRAEAWSLTSAVAALHTRGAAVQWPAFFAGPGARRVELPTYAFQRRRHWLPASVMSSAGVTAAGLGAAGHPLLGAVVELADERGILLTGRLSVQAQPWLTDRRVGGSLLLPDSAFVELVVRAGDEVGCDLLETLAVETPLLLAEVGAAQLQILVEAPDEAGRRPFSVYSRPDGEEWEQSWTRHASGVLARGSKPPAFDLGVWPPEGAEPVPLDGLHELLAGAGYDFGPAFQGLRAMWRLGTEVFAEVSLDGREREEADSFGLHPALLDAVLHTLMTGVMDGVLDGVRLPSGWSGVSLFASGSAAVRVRLSGVGTDTVALAVADTTGRPVAAVESLSLRPVPAEGPSGAGAAYQNALFVLDWQPVVAVADAAVQESGAGGWALLGPGGPELAAGLAESGISAWTYTDLEALRAAVDAGDPVPGLVLLLCDQATGVQGGAQGFDVAGAAEGATAWALTVLQSWLADDRLASTRLAVVTCRAVAAGPDEDVPDLPHAPLWGLVRSAQSENPGRIVLVDRESPAQLPPAALVCGETQVAVRGGVLLTPRLARRPVDVRPLDGEPVASAFGPEVAAGTVLITGGTGGLGSLMARHLVVTRGVRRLLLVSRRGPQAPGATQLREDLIALGAEVAVESVDVADREALAALLAAIPAEYPLTAVIHTAGVIHDGLITSLSPEALEDVLRAKVTGTVNLHELTREAGERLAGFVLFSSVAGLWGTLGQGNYAAANSFMDALAHHRRVNGLPMTSLSWGLWEKSSGMTEQLGRDGFARMSREGAAAIPSAQGLALFDVATALDGPHFLPMRLDAASLRARAASGEVPGLLRGLIRASGRRSAQPGSDQAGPELARRLAALPQAQRHRAVSELVRTQVAIVLGYDSIEQVASERPFKDLGFDSLTALDLRNRLNTETGLRLPPTLVFDHPSASALVLYLMSELGALASGGDQTSGTAASGAALTPALAKGDDDTIVIVSMGCHFPGGVDSPEELWQLVDAGRDALGPFPTDRGWDVEALYDPDPDHEGTTYVREAGFLYEAGRFDAQFFGISPREALMMDPQQRLLLETSWEVFERAGLTQASLKGSRTGVFAGVTFLDYASGMQMGTSGNVTAGRISYAFGLEGPSVAVDTACSSALVALHLGAQSLRAGECDLALAGGVTVMSKPESWVTFSRERSLAVDGRCKSFSDAADGTNWGEGVGVLLLERLSDARRNGHTVLAVVAGSGINQDGASNGLTAPSGPAQQRLIRQVLSSAGLSSADVDAVEAHGTGTPMGDPIEAQALLATYGQGREPGRPLWLGSLKSNIGHTQSASGAAGVIKMIMAMRNEVLPRTLYAETPSSYVDWTQGSVELLSEPVAWPRDGRPRRAGVSSFGISGTNAHVIIEQPADEDAALAVEELPSADLPDLAELPVTPLFVSATSADALRAQAEQLGTFLAADPRLRLADLGLSLATTRSALEHRAAVLAPGRDDALRALRALALGDPDAGVVRGTAKPGEPGRPVVFVFPGDAGGDGERPAWSETAARLLASSPAFADSMAACDRALSGLVPWSLLELVTDRAEPGWSERDDVVRCARWAVAVSLAVVWRSLGIEPAVVLGCSEGEIAAACVAGGLSLEDGARVVAAAGTPDDERARPLAGIQPVSGDVPFCSTVTGGWLDTAALDAQYWASAPNGSDRGDQAGFEAAMGTLLVGGHGLFVEMDAEPVVAEQLLKVAREAGKDVVAVVAAGPDQDGADRLVASLAELYVHGIDTDWPAVFAGTGARRVDLPTYAFQRQHYWLPQPEPRSDGAEPAGPGSLRHPLLGAAVELPDSEALLLTGQLSLRTHPWLADHVVEGMVPLPAAVLVELAVQAGDQVGCELLTELTLEAPLLLPERNGVRLRLTVGEPQESGRRSLAVFSKPDSALREDPWIRHASGELAPVGPPPSFDLELWPPADAEVVDLTEFYARRSAAGHSLGPAFRGLRSAWRRGDELFADVELAERESADAPRYGLHPVLLDAALQPLALVEPLALEPLCWQGVALHASAAAALRVRLTRTGPDTVAVALADDTGAPVASVDTLSLRSVVPGQLRSARAGQRTGLFQVEWPDLAADPPQSAVRWAVVGPDALSARPSLMKSGQYTESYPDLTALGSAVDAGTPVPDAVLVSLTPTVSASDAAAVARQALTLAQEWLADDRFGASRLVFLTRGAVAVGAGPGGPDLAVAPVWGLIRSAQSESPDRFVLVDLDSQRGSWRKLTTAVATGEPAVALRKGVLKVPRLARASSTAGSDDRGGPEEVTVFSPDGEGTILVVGSAGSLGDAVVRHLVERHGVRHLLLADAPDQRNDGAAVLEAELTALGAQVTVADCDPADRTALAGLLAGISPEHTLTAVVLAAPRPDDATIPSLTPERIDTVLRPTVEAVLNLDELTARLGLSAFVLFSSLVGALGAAGQGGHAATDAFLDAYAQHRRARGLHALSLGWGPWSDESTARSAQVGPRPPAGPGLAELSLEEALDLFDAACRLDAAAVAPVRFDVASLAAGGSHRERPALLRNLVRTTRRRTVGQADGPSGVLTLLKRRLAGLDDTERDDLLVEIVRVSVAAVLEYESPGEVETDRAFREIGLNSLTTFALRNRLKDATGLRLPAALLFEQDTPTRLALHLKEELLRH, encoded by the coding sequence ATGGCGAGCAACGAAGAGAAGCTGCGGGACTACCTCAAGCTGGTGACCGCGGATCTTCGCCAGACCCGCAAGCGCCTGCACGAGGCGGAGACCCGGCAGCAGGAGCCCATCGCCATCGTGGGTATCGGCTGCCGCTTCCCGGGCGGCGTGGCGTCGCCCGACGACCTGTGGCGGTTGGTGTCCGAGGGAGTGGACGCGGTCACCGAGCTCCCGACCGATCGCGGATGGGACCTGGACGCGCTCTACGACCCCGCAGGAAGCGCGGGGACGACGTACTCGCGGCACGGCGGATTCGTCCATGGCGCGCCCCTGTTCGACGCCTCGTTCTTCGGGATCTCGCCGCGTGAGGCGATGGCGATGGACCCGCAGCAGCGCCTGCTGCTGGAGACGTCGTGGGAGGCGCTGGAGCGGGGCGGAATCGAGCCGGGGACGTTGCGCGGCAGCCGTACCGGGGTGTTCATGGGGTCCAACGGACAGGACTACGTGGCGCTGCTGCTCAACCGGCCCGAGGAGGCCGAGGGGCAGCTGACCACGGCGGCTACCGCGTCCGTCCTGTCGGGTCGGGTGTCCTATGTGCTCGGGCTGGAGGGCCCAGCGCTGACGGTGGACACGGCCTGCTCGTCGGCGCTGGTGGCGCTGCACCTCGCGGTGCGCTCGCTGCAGGCGGGCGAGAGCGACCTCGCGCTCGCGGGCGGGGTGACGGTGATGTCGACGCCCGGCGCCTTCGTCGAGTTCAGTCGGCAGCGGGGGCTCGCGGAGGACGGACGGTGCAAGGCCTTCTCCGACTCGGCGGACGGCACTGCGTGGGGTGAGGGCATCGGCGTGCTCGTCGTCGAGCGGCTGTCGGACGCACGGCGCAACGGGCACACAGTGCTCGCGCTGGTGACGGGCAGCGCGGTGAACCAGGATGGCGCGTCGAACGGGCTGACGGCCCCGAACGGCCCCTCGCAGCGCCGGGTGATCGTCGCCGCCCTGGCCGGAGCCGGGCTGACGCCGCAGGACGTGGACGCGGTGGAGGCACATGGAACCGGAACCACGCTGGGCGACCCGATCGAGGCGCAGGCGCTGCTGGCGACATACGGCCAGGGGCGGGAGCCGGAGCGGCCGTTGTGGCTCGGCTCGGTGAAGTCGAACATCGGGCACACCCAGGCGGCGGCCGGTGCGGCCGGTGTGATCAAGATGGTGCTGGCGCTGCAGCACGGCGTACTGCCGCCGACCCTGCATGTGACCGAGCCGTCCACGCACGTGGACTGGTCGCAGGGCGAGGTGCGCCTGCTGACGGAGAACACCCCCTGGCCGGAGGTCGACCGGCCGCGCCGGGCCGGGGTCTCCGCCTTCGGCGTGTCCGGGACCAACGCGCACGTCGTCCTGGAGCAGGCCCCGTCGGACGTCCCGGTGCACGTGCCGACGGAGGCCGTCCCGCCGACCGCGACCGAGTCGTCGCCGGTGATCCCGTGGTCGATCACCGGCCGGACCCCTGCCGCAGTCCAGGAGCAGGCCGCACGGCTGCTGTCGCACCTGGCCGCGGTCCCCGACGCCGACCCGCGCGACATCGGCCACTCGCTGGTGACGACGCGATCCGTCTTCGAGCACCGGGCGGTGCTGCTGGGCGGTGACCGTGCGGAGCTGATGCATGGTCTGGAAGCCTTGGCTGCAGGCCAGTTCGCACCGAACGTGGTGACCGGAGCAGCGGTCGGCGGCCGGACGGCGTTTCTCTTCGCCGGTCAGGGATCGCAACGGCTCGGCATGGGCCGGGAGTTGTACGAGTCCTTCGACGTCTTCGCGACCGCGTTCGACGCGGTCTGCGCACAGGTGGACGCGGAGTTGGAACGACCGCTCTACGACGTGGTGTTCGGGGACGACGCGGAACTGCTCAACTCCACCGGCTATGCGCAACCGGCGTTGTTCGCCCTGGAGGTGGCACTGTTCCGGCTGGTGGAGTCCTGGGGCGTCCGGCCGGACCTGCTGGCGGGGCACTCCATCGGGGAGATCGCCGTCGCCCATGTGGCGGGGGTGATGTCGCTCGCGGACGCGTGCCGACTGGTGGTGGCGCGCGGGCAGTTGATGCAGGCACTGCCCGTCGGCGGCGCGATGGTCGCGCTGCGGGCGACCGAGGACGAGGTGCTGCGGTTGATCGCGGGCCGTGCGGATGAGATCGGCATCGCGGCGGTGAACGGCCCGGACGCGATCGTGGTCTCCGGCGCGGAGACGGCAGTCGAGGCGATCGCCGAGCACTTCCGGGAGTCGGGGCGGAAGGCGACCCGGCTGCGGGTCAGCCACGCGTTCCACTCGCCGCTGATGGAACCGATGCTGCTCGCGTTCGGCCGGGTGGCGGAGAGCGTGAAGTACCAGGAGCCGAGCCTGCCCGTCGTCTCCACCGTCACCGGCCGGTTGGTCGGGCCCGGCGAGCTGACGTCCCCCCAGTACTGGGTGCAGCACGTTCGCAACGCCGTGCGGTTTGATGACGGCGTCCGTCGGTTGGCGGAGAACGGCGCCACCCGCTTCCTCGAACTGGGACCCGACGGCACGCTGACCGCGATGGCCCGACTCTGCCTGGACGGCGCTGACGGCGCTGACGGTGTTGTCGACGTCGTCGACAAGGAAGCCGCCGAGGGCGCGGAGGGCACCGAGGTCATCGAACATCTGCTGGTTCCGGCACTGCGCAAGGACCGTGCCGAGGCCTGGAGTCTGACGTCGGCGGTGGCCGCCCTGCACACCCGCGGTGCGGCGGTGCAGTGGCCGGCGTTCTTCGCGGGGCCCGGCGCCCGCAGGGTCGAGCTGCCCACGTACGCGTTCCAGCGCCGCCGCCACTGGCTGCCCGCTTCGGTCATGTCCTCCGCCGGGGTGACCGCGGCCGGACTGGGCGCGGCCGGGCACCCGTTGCTGGGCGCGGTGGTTGAACTCGCCGATGAGCGGGGGATACTGCTCACCGGGCGGCTCTCGGTGCAGGCGCAGCCCTGGCTGACCGACCGCAGGGTGGGTGGCTCACTGCTGCTGCCCGACTCCGCCTTCGTGGAGCTGGTGGTCCGGGCCGGGGACGAGGTGGGGTGCGACCTGCTGGAGACCCTGGCGGTGGAGACCCCGCTGCTCCTGGCCGAGGTGGGCGCCGCGCAGCTGCAGATCCTGGTCGAGGCCCCGGACGAGGCGGGGCGGCGCCCGTTCTCGGTCTACTCCAGGCCGGACGGCGAGGAGTGGGAGCAGAGCTGGACCCGTCACGCCTCCGGAGTGCTGGCCCGCGGGAGCAAGCCCCCCGCTTTTGACCTCGGCGTCTGGCCGCCGGAGGGCGCCGAACCGGTTCCTCTGGACGGTCTCCACGAGCTGCTGGCCGGGGCCGGCTACGACTTCGGCCCCGCGTTCCAGGGGCTGCGGGCGATGTGGCGGCTCGGCACGGAGGTCTTCGCCGAGGTGTCGCTGGACGGGCGGGAGCGGGAGGAGGCGGACTCCTTCGGTCTGCACCCGGCGCTCCTGGACGCGGTTCTGCACACGCTGATGACAGGCGTCATGGACGGGGTCCTCGACGGGGTCCGGCTGCCGTCCGGGTGGAGCGGCGTGTCGCTCTTCGCCTCCGGCTCGGCCGCCGTTCGGGTGCGACTGTCCGGGGTCGGCACGGACACCGTGGCCCTCGCGGTCGCGGACACCACGGGCCGTCCGGTGGCTGCGGTGGAGTCGCTGTCGTTGCGTCCGGTACCGGCCGAGGGACCGTCCGGCGCGGGGGCCGCCTACCAGAACGCGCTGTTCGTACTCGACTGGCAGCCCGTGGTGGCGGTCGCGGACGCTGCGGTGCAGGAGTCCGGGGCCGGCGGCTGGGCCCTGCTGGGGCCCGGCGGTCCGGAACTGGCCGCAGGACTGGCCGAGTCCGGGATTTCGGCCTGGACGTATACCGATCTGGAGGCTCTGCGCGCGGCGGTCGACGCGGGCGACCCGGTGCCGGGTCTGGTCCTGCTGCTGTGCGATCAGGCGACCGGGGTTCAGGGCGGGGCCCAGGGCTTCGACGTCGCCGGGGCCGCGGAGGGCGCGACGGCCTGGGCGCTGACGGTGCTTCAGTCCTGGCTGGCCGACGACCGGTTGGCGTCGACACGGCTGGCGGTGGTGACCTGCCGAGCGGTGGCCGCAGGGCCGGACGAGGACGTGCCGGATCTGCCGCACGCGCCGCTGTGGGGCCTGGTGCGTTCGGCGCAGTCGGAGAATCCGGGCCGGATCGTGCTGGTCGACCGGGAGTCGCCCGCGCAGTTGCCGCCTGCCGCGCTGGTGTGCGGGGAGACCCAGGTGGCGGTGCGCGGCGGAGTGCTGCTGACGCCTCGGCTGGCTCGCCGGCCCGTGGATGTCCGGCCCCTGGACGGCGAACCGGTGGCGTCGGCGTTCGGCCCCGAGGTCGCCGCGGGCACCGTGCTGATCACCGGTGGCACCGGTGGGCTGGGCAGCCTGATGGCCCGTCACCTGGTGGTCACCCGAGGCGTGCGGCGGCTGCTGCTGGTCAGCCGCCGCGGTCCGCAGGCTCCGGGTGCGACGCAGCTGCGGGAGGACCTGATCGCCCTGGGGGCGGAGGTCGCCGTCGAGTCCGTTGACGTGGCCGACCGGGAGGCGCTGGCCGCGCTGTTGGCCGCGATACCGGCCGAATACCCGCTGACGGCCGTGATCCACACCGCCGGCGTGATCCACGACGGACTGATCACCTCGCTGAGCCCGGAGGCACTGGAAGACGTGCTCCGGGCGAAGGTGACCGGCACGGTGAACCTGCACGAGCTGACCCGCGAGGCCGGTGAGCGGCTGGCCGGCTTCGTGCTCTTCTCCTCGGTCGCCGGCCTCTGGGGCACCCTGGGCCAGGGCAACTATGCGGCGGCGAACTCGTTCATGGACGCGCTCGCGCATCACCGGCGGGTGAACGGACTGCCGATGACCTCGCTCTCCTGGGGCCTCTGGGAGAAGTCCAGCGGGATGACCGAGCAGCTGGGCCGGGACGGATTCGCCCGGATGAGCCGGGAGGGCGCCGCTGCGATCCCCTCGGCCCAGGGGCTGGCCCTGTTCGACGTCGCCACCGCACTGGACGGCCCGCACTTCCTGCCGATGCGCCTGGACGCCGCCTCGCTGCGGGCCAGGGCCGCCTCCGGCGAGGTGCCGGGACTGCTGCGCGGGCTGATCCGGGCCTCCGGCCGTCGCAGCGCGCAGCCCGGGTCCGACCAGGCCGGTCCGGAGCTGGCCCGGCGGCTGGCCGCGCTGCCGCAGGCGCAGCGGCACCGCGCGGTGTCGGAGCTGGTGCGTACCCAGGTGGCCATTGTGCTCGGCTACGACTCGATCGAGCAGGTGGCGTCCGAGCGTCCCTTCAAGGATCTGGGCTTCGACTCGCTCACCGCGCTCGACCTGCGCAACCGCCTCAACACCGAGACCGGTCTGCGGTTGCCGCCCACCCTGGTCTTCGACCACCCCTCGGCCTCGGCGCTCGTGCTCTACCTGATGTCCGAACTGGGCGCACTCGCCTCGGGCGGGGACCAGACCAGCGGCACCGCGGCATCGGGGGCAGCGCTGACGCCCGCACTGGCGAAGGGGGACGACGACACCATCGTGATCGTCTCGATGGGCTGTCACTTCCCCGGCGGAGTGGACTCCCCCGAGGAGCTGTGGCAGTTGGTCGACGCGGGCCGGGACGCGCTCGGGCCCTTCCCGACCGACCGTGGCTGGGACGTCGAGGCCCTCTACGACCCGGACCCGGACCACGAGGGCACGACCTATGTACGCGAGGCGGGTTTCCTCTACGAGGCCGGTCGCTTCGACGCCCAGTTCTTCGGGATCTCGCCGCGCGAAGCGCTGATGATGGACCCTCAGCAGCGGCTCCTGCTGGAGACCAGCTGGGAGGTCTTCGAGCGGGCCGGGCTCACCCAGGCGTCCCTGAAGGGGAGCCGTACCGGTGTGTTCGCCGGTGTGACCTTCCTCGACTACGCGTCGGGCATGCAGATGGGGACCTCCGGCAACGTCACGGCGGGCCGGATCTCCTACGCCTTCGGCCTGGAGGGGCCGTCGGTCGCGGTCGACACCGCCTGCTCCTCGGCGCTGGTGGCGCTGCACCTGGGCGCGCAGTCACTGCGCGCGGGTGAGTGCGACCTCGCCCTGGCCGGTGGGGTCACCGTCATGTCGAAGCCCGAATCCTGGGTGACGTTCAGCCGGGAGCGGTCGCTGGCGGTGGACGGGCGGTGCAAGTCCTTCAGCGACGCCGCCGACGGGACCAACTGGGGCGAGGGCGTCGGCGTGCTGCTGCTGGAGCGGCTCTCGGACGCCCGGCGCAACGGCCATACCGTGCTGGCCGTGGTCGCCGGCAGCGGAATCAACCAGGACGGCGCGTCCAACGGCCTGACCGCACCCAGCGGACCGGCGCAGCAGCGGCTCATCCGGCAGGTGCTCTCCTCGGCGGGCCTGTCGTCCGCCGACGTCGACGCGGTGGAGGCGCACGGCACCGGTACACCGATGGGTGACCCGATCGAGGCGCAGGCGCTGCTGGCGACGTACGGTCAGGGGCGGGAGCCGGGGCGGCCGTTGTGGCTGGGCTCGCTGAAGTCGAACATCGGACACACCCAGTCGGCCTCCGGCGCCGCGGGCGTGATCAAGATGATCATGGCGATGCGCAACGAGGTACTGCCGCGCACTCTGTATGCGGAGACGCCGTCCAGCTACGTGGACTGGACGCAGGGCAGTGTGGAACTGCTGAGCGAGCCGGTCGCCTGGCCCCGTGACGGACGGCCGCGCCGAGCGGGCGTGTCGTCCTTCGGCATCAGCGGCACCAATGCGCATGTGATCATCGAGCAGCCCGCCGACGAGGACGCAGCCCTCGCTGTCGAGGAGCTCCCCTCCGCTGACCTTCCGGACCTTGCCGAACTGCCTGTGACGCCGCTGTTCGTCTCGGCGACCAGTGCCGACGCGCTGCGGGCGCAGGCGGAGCAGCTGGGCACGTTCCTGGCGGCCGATCCGCGGCTGCGTCTGGCGGACCTCGGCCTGTCGCTGGCCACGACGCGCTCGGCGCTCGAGCACCGAGCCGCCGTCCTCGCCCCCGGCCGGGACGACGCCCTGCGGGCGCTGCGGGCACTCGCGCTGGGTGACCCGGACGCGGGAGTGGTCCGGGGCACCGCGAAGCCCGGTGAGCCGGGCCGGCCCGTGGTCTTCGTCTTCCCTGGTGATGCCGGCGGTGACGGCGAGCGCCCCGCGTGGTCGGAGACTGCGGCCCGTCTGCTGGCGTCCTCGCCGGCCTTCGCAGACTCGATGGCCGCCTGCGATCGGGCCCTGTCGGGCTTGGTTCCCTGGTCGCTGCTGGAGCTGGTGACGGACCGGGCCGAGCCGGGCTGGTCCGAGCGGGACGACGTGGTGCGGTGCGCGCGGTGGGCGGTGGCGGTGTCGCTCGCCGTGGTCTGGCGCTCCCTCGGGATCGAACCGGCCGTGGTGCTCGGCTGCTCGGAGGGTGAGATCGCCGCGGCGTGCGTGGCCGGGGGACTGTCGCTGGAGGACGGCGCGCGGGTGGTCGCCGCCGCCGGGACGCCCGATGACGAGCGTGCGCGGCCACTGGCGGGCATCCAGCCGGTCTCCGGTGACGTGCCGTTCTGCTCGACCGTCACGGGCGGCTGGTTGGACACCGCCGCTCTGGACGCCCAGTACTGGGCGTCCGCCCCCAACGGATCCGACCGAGGCGACCAGGCCGGTTTCGAGGCCGCGATGGGGACTCTGCTGGTCGGCGGGCACGGACTCTTCGTCGAGATGGACGCCGAACCGGTCGTCGCGGAACAGCTCCTCAAGGTCGCGCGCGAAGCCGGAAAGGACGTCGTCGCGGTTGTCGCGGCCGGACCGGACCAGGACGGTGCGGACCGGCTCGTCGCTTCGCTGGCCGAGCTCTACGTCCACGGCATCGACACGGACTGGCCCGCGGTGTTCGCGGGCACCGGGGCCCGCCGCGTCGACCTGCCCACCTACGCCTTCCAGCGGCAGCACTACTGGCTTCCGCAACCCGAACCGCGCTCCGACGGCGCGGAGCCGGCCGGTCCGGGCTCGCTCCGGCACCCGCTGCTCGGGGCGGCGGTGGAACTGCCCGACTCCGAAGCGCTTCTGTTGACCGGACAGCTGTCCTTGCGGACGCATCCCTGGCTCGCCGACCACGTCGTCGAGGGCATGGTGCCGCTACCTGCCGCGGTCCTCGTGGAACTCGCGGTCCAGGCCGGCGACCAGGTCGGCTGCGAGCTGCTGACGGAGCTGACCCTGGAGGCCCCGCTGCTGCTGCCCGAACGGAACGGCGTGCGACTCCGGCTGACCGTGGGGGAGCCGCAGGAGTCCGGCCGGCGCTCGCTCGCGGTGTTCTCCAAGCCGGACAGCGCGCTCCGCGAGGACCCCTGGATCCGTCACGCCAGCGGGGAACTCGCCCCCGTCGGCCCGCCGCCGTCGTTCGATCTGGAGTTGTGGCCGCCCGCCGACGCCGAGGTGGTGGACCTGACCGAGTTCTACGCACGCCGGTCGGCTGCCGGGCACAGCCTCGGGCCCGCGTTCCGGGGACTGCGCTCGGCCTGGCGACGCGGCGACGAGTTGTTCGCCGATGTCGAGCTGGCCGAGCGGGAGTCGGCCGATGCGCCCCGTTACGGCCTGCACCCGGTGCTCCTGGACGCGGCGCTGCAACCCCTGGCCCTCGTCGAACCCCTGGCCCTCGAACCCCTGTGCTGGCAGGGCGTGGCGTTGCACGCGTCGGCCGCGGCCGCACTGCGGGTGCGGTTGACCCGCACGGGGCCGGACACCGTAGCCGTCGCGCTTGCCGACGACACCGGCGCGCCGGTCGCGTCCGTCGACACCCTGTCGCTGCGGTCGGTGGTCCCAGGACAGCTCCGCAGCGCCCGCGCCGGCCAGCGCACCGGACTGTTCCAGGTCGAGTGGCCGGACCTGGCGGCCGATCCGCCGCAGTCCGCGGTCCGCTGGGCCGTGGTCGGCCCGGACGCTCTCAGCGCCAGGCCGTCGCTGATGAAGTCCGGCCAGTACACCGAGAGCTATCCCGACCTCACGGCGCTGGGTTCGGCCGTCGACGCCGGAACGCCGGTACCCGACGCCGTGCTCGTCTCGCTCACCCCGACAGTGTCGGCGTCCGATGCCGCTGCCGTCGCCCGGCAGGCGCTGACGCTCGCTCAGGAGTGGCTCGCCGACGACCGTTTCGGCGCCTCCCGACTGGTCTTCCTGACCCGTGGCGCGGTGGCCGTCGGGGCAGGCCCGGGTGGGCCGGACCTCGCTGTCGCTCCGGTGTGGGGACTGATCCGATCGGCCCAGTCGGAGAGCCCGGACCGCTTCGTCCTGGTCGACCTGGACAGTCAGCGCGGATCCTGGCGCAAGCTGACCACCGCGGTGGCCACCGGGGAACCGGCCGTGGCCCTGCGCAAGGGCGTACTCAAGGTGCCCCGGCTGGCCCGCGCGAGCTCCACGGCAGGGTCCGACGACCGTGGTGGGCCGGAGGAGGTGACCGTCTTCTCGCCGGACGGCGAGGGCACCATCCTGGTCGTCGGCAGCGCCGGCTCGCTCGGCGACGCCGTCGTCCGGCACCTGGTCGAGCGGCACGGTGTCCGACACCTGCTGCTGGCCGACGCGCCGGATCAGCGGAACGACGGAGCGGCTGTGCTCGAAGCGGAGCTGACGGCTCTCGGCGCGCAGGTCACGGTCGCCGACTGCGACCCCGCCGACCGCACCGCGCTGGCCGGGCTGCTGGCCGGGATCTCCCCGGAGCACACCCTGACGGCCGTCGTGCTCGCCGCCCCCCGGCCGGACGACGCGACCATCCCCTCGCTGACACCGGAGCGGATCGACACGGTGCTGCGGCCCACGGTCGAGGCGGTCCTGAACCTGGACGAGCTGACCGCAAGGCTGGGGCTCTCGGCGTTCGTCCTGTTCTCCTCCCTCGTCGGCGCCCTGGGCGCCGCGGGCCAGGGCGGCCACGCCGCGACGGACGCCTTCCTGGACGCGTACGCGCAACACCGCCGGGCCCGTGGACTGCATGCGCTCTCACTCGGGTGGGGCCCGTGGAGCGACGAGAGCACGGCGCGGTCCGCGCAGGTCGGTCCGCGCCCACCGGCGGGCCCGGGACTGGCGGAACTCTCCCTGGAGGAGGCACTGGACCTGTTCGACGCCGCCTGCCGCCTCGACGCGGCCGCGGTGGCGCCCGTGCGGTTCGACGTCGCGAGCCTGGCCGCCGGAGGCAGCCACCGGGAGCGCCCGGCCCTGCTCCGGAACCTCGTGCGGACCACGCGCCGGCGGACGGTGGGGCAGGCGGACGGCCCGTCAGGAGTGCTCACCTTGCTGAAGCGCCGGCTGGCCGGTCTGGACGACACCGAGCGGGACGACCTGCTGGTGGAGATCGTGCGGGTCAGTGTCGCGGCCGTCCTGGAGTACGAGTCGCCGGGGGAGGTCGAGACCGACCGGGCGTTCCGCGAGATCGGGCTCAACTCGTTGACGACCTTCGCCCTGCGCAACCGGCTGAAGGACGCCACCGGCCTGCGCCTGCCGGCGGCGCTGCTGTTCGAGCAGGACACCCCGACGAGGCTGGCGCTGCATCTCAAGGAAGAACTCCTGCGGCACTGA